Proteins from a single region of Theileria parva strain Muguga chromosome 1, complete sequence, whole genome shotgun sequence:
- a CDS encoding signal recognition particle protein SRP54: MVLAELSNQITKAFRKLHSTTVISEAVIEEVIGDIVRALLMADVNVKLVHKLKENVKRLNKNNADMIGANKRRYLQKIVVDELVNMLTTEKKPFEPKKGRCNVIMFVGLQGAGKTTSCTKFAYHYQRKGWRTALICADTFRAGAFDQLKQNAAKVKISFYGSYSEANPAKVAADGVARFKEEKYDMIIVDTSGRHKQEDALFDEMKLIYDAVQPDEVVFVMDSHIGQACYDQAAAFNKAVDVGSVIITKLDGHAKGGGALSAVSATNSPIIFIGTGEHFDDFEPFDPKSFISRLLGFGDINGLINTLKDVINLDDKPDLLDRIASAKFTIRDMYDQFQNLLKMAPIGKVMSMLPGIPPELLQAGREQEGVDRIKRFMIIMDSMTDEELDCEKPLNGSRIMRIAKGSGSSPHEISFLIDQHKTLQKMVGSMGKMGLNKDNAMQNIMRNPNQLLNKMQTMIDPRLLNQMGGAGNIMKLMKEFSQNDDLQSLMKQMKR; this comes from the exons ATGGTTTTGGCCGAGTTAAGTAATCAAATAACAAAGGCGTTTCGCAAACTCCACTCAACGACAGTTATTTCAGAAGCT GTCATTGAGGAGGTGATTGGCGACATAGTACGAGCACTCTTAATGGCAGATGTTAACGTGAAGTTGGTACATAAGCTGAAGGAAAATGTTAAGCGGCttaataaaaacaatgCAGATATGATTGGAGCAAATAAACGACGTTATTTGCAAAAG ATTGTGGTTGACGAGTTGGTAAATATGTTAACAACGGAGAAGAAACCGTTCGAGCCGAAAAAGGGCAGATGTAACGTAATCATGTTCGTTGGGCTTCAAGGAGCAGGGAAAACAACAAGTTGCACTAAATTTGCATATCATTATCAACGTAAAG GCTGGAGAACTGCTTTGATATGTGCAGATACGTTCCGTGCTGGTGCCTTTGACCAGCTTAAGCAGAACGCTGCTAAGGTTAAGATTTCCTTTTACGGTAGTTACAGCGAGGCTAACCCAGCCAAGGTTGCAGCTGACGGTGTTGCACGTTTTAAGGAGGAGAAGTATGACATGATCATCGTCGACACTTCTGGTCGACACAAGCAAGAAGACGCTCTCTTTGATGAGATGAAGCTCATTTATGACGCAGTACAACCAGACGAAGTTGTATTCGTCATGGACTCTCACATCGGACAGGCCTGTTATGACCAGGCTGCAGCTTTTAATAAAGCCGTTGACGTTGGCTCtgttattattacaaaGCTGGATGGTCATGCCAAAGGAGGTGGAGCCCTTTCAGC GGTATCTGCAACTAATTCGcctataatttttatcgGAACCGGTGAACATTTTGATGATTTTGAGCCCTTTGATCCCAAATCATTCATTTCACGTCTTCTAG GATTTGGAGATATAAATGGATTAATAAATACATTGAAGGATGTGATAAATTTAGACGATAAACCTGACCTCTTGGACAGGATTGCCTCTGCTAAGTTTACCATTCGAGATATGTACGACCAGTTTCAA aatttattaaaaatggcTCCAATTGGGAAGGTAATGTCAATGCTGCCAGGAATACCGCCTGAACTTCTACAAGCAGGAAGGGAACAAGAAGGTGTAGATCGCATTAAAAGGTTCATGATCATTATGGATTCAATGACAGATGAAG AGTTGGATTGTGAGAAACCGTTAAATGGTTCTAGAATAATGAGGATTGCCAAAGGTTCAGGATCATCTCCACACGAAATCAGTTTTCTAATTGATCAACATAAAac ATTACAGAAGATGGTTGGAAGCATGGGAAAGATGGGTTTGAATAAGGATAATGCAATGCAGAACATAATGAGGAACCCGAATCAGCTTTTGAATAAGATGCAGACCATGATTGACCCAAGGTTGTTGAACCAGATGGGAGGAGCAGGAAATATCATGAAACTCATGAAGGAATTCTCGCAAAATGACGACTTGCAATCATTGATGAAGCAAATGAAAAGataa
- the tif211 gene encoding Eukaryotic translation initiation factor 2 subunit alpha, which produces MPPVSKVNLGDCRFYEQKFPEPEDLVMVKVNRIENQGVYVSLLEYDDREGLILLNELSKRRYRSINKLVKIGRHEVVLVLRVDPLKGYIDLSKRRVTPEDIIKCEEKFSKSKKVHQTVRHIAQKHGISVEELNRECIWPLYKAYPHALDALKEAASNKENVFKNISISQEVIDSLLQDIQLRLVPQALKLKCSVDVWCFGPEGINAVKMSLGKAKLLDPQISIRLIAPPQYEILTSCFDKEAGLALMNQTLEVIEKNIKSFAGGDFKQKCEVVVIGDDEKHLEDLLELHETTDEEEGDEDEEEEDEGMGRVDESMLPPNLSNEVEDEEESDE; this is translated from the exons ATGCCTCCCGTTAGTAAAGTTAATTTGGGCGATTGTCGTTTTTACGAACAAAAATTCCCTGAGCCAGAGGATCTCGTCATGGTCAAAGTTAATCGAATTGAAAATCAAGGAGTGTATGTATCATTACTGGAATATGATGATCGTGaag GATTAATTTTACTGAATGAATTAAGTAAAAGGCGCTATCGTAGTATAAACAAATTGGTCAAAATTGGAAGACACGAAGTAGTTTTGGTTCTGAGAGTTGATCCCTTAAAGGGATACATAGATTTGTCCAAGCGTAGAGTCACTCCTGAGGACATTATCAAATGTGAAGAAAAGTTTTCAAAATCTAAAAAAGTACATCAAACTGTCAGACACATTGCCCAA AAGCACGGAATATCGGTTGAGGAGTTGAATAGGGAATGTATTTGGCCACTGTATAAAGCATATCCACATGCTCTTGATGCGCTTAAG GAGGCTGCCTCTAATAAAGAGAATGTATTTAAGAATATATCAATATCACAAGAAGTCATCGACTCACTCTTACAAGACATACAATTAAGACTTGTCCCCCAGGCTCTTAAACTTAA ATGTAGTGTTGATGTATGGTGTTTCGGGCCTGAAGGTATCAACGCAGTTAAAATGTCACTTGGAAAAGCCAAACTGTTAGATCCACAG ATTTCAATAAGATTAATTGCTCCTCCACAAtatgaaattttaacatcCTGTTTCGACAAGGAAGCTGGTCTGGCACTCATGAATCAG ACGTTGGAAGTGATTGaaaagaatattaaatcatttGCCGGAGGCGACTTTAAGCAGAAGTGCGAAGTGGTTGTAATTGGAGATGACGAGAAACACCTGGAGGACCTTCTTGAGCTCCATGAAACCACAGATGAGGAGGAAGGAGATGAGGATGAAGAAGAGGAAGATGAGGGAATGGGAAGAGTAGATGAGTCAATGCTACCCCCAAACTTATCTAATGAGGTGGAAGACGAAGAAGAATCTGacgaataa
- a CDS encoding Tetratricopeptide repeat family protein, translated as MIRNIFYNICFNRRFELNSLKKWNSTPILRNLNNNQRLILSRSFSTANTENNTKDETITISYGPKDTLLITGYNIKENELKDHIKMLEESLKLKLMTLDFYSPDIANSYSELGMVQHQSLEHINKAKENYIKSYEIWKKIKGHNSREVANVLCLLGVVMRDLGEIEASKSTLLESLSIDTHLNTPESNLCSVYSLNNLANISHLQENYNEACEYYEDAIRILLTATSGDINHRLISLLYYNLGCSYYRVPDMYNAMISLNRASEIISRIGDPCNILHKISDLREEINGIISNQ; from the exons ATGATAAggaatatattttataatatttgttttaataGAAGGTTTGAACTGAATTCACTTAAAAAATGGAATTCTACACCAATTTTaagaaatttaaacaataacCAAAGATTAATCCTTTCAAGATCATTTTCGACAGCAAATACAGAAAATAACACCAAAGATGAAACCATTACCATATCCTACGGTCCCAAAGATACTCTTTTAATCACAGG atataatataaaagaaaatgagttaaaagaccatattaaaatgttgGAGGAATCACTTAAACTCAAGCTTATGACATTGGACTTTTATTCTCCAGATATCGCAAATTCATATTCAG AGTTGGGTATGGTACAGCATCAATCACTTGAACATATAAATAAAGCCAAGgagaattatataaaatctTATGAAATTTGGAAGAAAATTAAAGGCCATAACTCAAGAGAGGTTGCTAACGTATTATGTTTACTCG GCGTTGTAATGCGTGATTTGGGAGAGATTGAAGCATCAAAATCAACATTACTGGAATCTCTATCAATTGA TACGCATCTTAATACTCCAGAGAGTAACTTATGTTCAGTATATTCGTTAAACAACCTCGCCAATATATCGCATTTACAAGAGAATTATAATGAG GCCTGCGAATATTATGAAGATGCCATAAGAATATTACTCACAGCCACATCTGGTGATATTAACCACCGCCTCATATcactactatactataatcTAG GATGTTCATACTATAGAGTACCAGATATGTACAATGCAATGATATCACTCAATAGG GCATCTGAAATCATAAGTAGAATTGGTGACCCTTGTAACATACTGCATAAAATCAGCGATTTGCGGGAAGAAATTAATGGAATAATTTCCAATCAATAA
- a CDS encoding G-patch domain protein: protein MTNSGDVDSTSEGVSRSTASWLTHRLYIPPNTVKRHKPSQNTPNAVNKANTVGYRLGNNVNYNFNDEYDPRYPNEYEKVTKLLSIKSHTKTPQPIQLTPNTPSHAPLSGDEMLKIRLEAMKKSEVYTEKPTTQSVTATTQPKKTEQPVALKMMEKMGWKGQGLGKNEQGMVTPLVAKSIGKNSAIIINAPNKPVPITLPNANISNNTVTNVPTTVEKVKDEVKIDEKDLSRICIILFKGNRKVELDELEEVLTEFGTIIDIKLLNEEMCNKLLQDQRYSEVVGKFKPDSSIVVCEYETEEQSKRLFLEYNNKFLMESSVSVLFLSPALYSQF, encoded by the exons ATGACAAATTCTGGTGATGTAGATTCTACAAGTGAAGGTGTTTCTAGAAGTACCGCTTCATGGCTAACTCATAGGCTTTATATCCCACCAAATACAGTTAAACGCCATAAACCTTCTCAGAATACACCTAATGCTGTTAATAAGGCCAATACGGTTGGTTACAGATTGggaaataatgtaaattataattttaatgatgaATATGACCCGAGATACCCCAATGAATATGAAAAGGTGACAAAACTGCTTTCAATTAAATCGCATACTAAAACTCCTCAGCCTATTCAACTGACTCCTAACACTCCAAGTCACGCTCCACTCTCAG GCGACGAGATGTTAAAGATAAGATTAGAAGCCATGAAAAAATCAGAAGTATACACAGAAAAACCTACGACACAGAGTGTAACAGCTACCACACAGCCTAAAAAGACTGAACAGCCTGTTGCATTGAAAATGATGGAGAAAATGGGCTGGAAAGGACAAGGTTTGGGTAAAAATGAACAAGGAATGGTAACGCCTCTAGTAGCTAAATCTATAGGTAAAAACAGCGCCATCATTATTAATGCTCCTAACAAACCTGTTCCAATCACCTTACCTAATGCCAATATATCTAATAATACTGTAACTAATGTTCCAACTACCGTGGAAAAGGTTAAGGATGAGGTAAAAATAGACGAAAAGGATTTGAGTAgaatatgtataatattatttaaaggGAATAGGAAGGTTGAGTTGGATGAATTAGAGGAGGTTTTAACAGAATTTGGTACAATTATCgatattaaattgttaaatgaggaaatgtgtaataagCTGTTGCAAGATCAAAGATATAGTGAAGTAGTTGGCAAATTTAAGCCAGATTCCTCAATTGTTGTGTGTGAATATGAGACCGAAGAACAGTCAAAAAGATTATTTTtggaatataataataaattccTGATGGAATCCAGTGTGTCAGTGCTATTTCTATCTCCAGCACTTTACTCTcaattttaa